The following DNA comes from Nocardia sp. XZ_19_385.
GAGCGTCAACACCCAGGACATGGAGGTCGTCCACCGCGCCTTCCGCCGCGAGTCACGGCTGCTGATCGAGCTCGTCGCAGCGGCCCCCCTCGGTAACACCGCGCGTGCCGAGGTGATCGCCGATCACTTCCGCGACTACCGGCTGGGACTGCAGAACCACCACGAGGGCGAGGACGAGCTGCTGTGGCCACCGCTGCTGGCCCGGGTCGATCTGCAGGCCGACATCGTCCTGCGCATGCAAGCCCAGCACGAGCGCATCGAAGCCACGCTGACCAGGCTGGACGCTGCGGTTCCGGTCTGGGAGACCACGGCCGGAGCCGACGAACGCGACACCGCCGTAGCGGTCCTCGTCGAGCACCGGGCGGTCCTGCTCGAACATCTCGACGACGAAGAGGCCACTCTTCTTCCCCTCGCGGCCGAGTACCTCACCGAAAAGGAATGGGCTGCCCTGGGCGACCACCTGGTGGCCAACACTCCCAAGCGCACCCTGTTCACGCTCTTCGGCCTCGTCCTGGAGGAAGCCGACCGGGCGGAACGCGCCGCGCTCCTCGGTGGCCTCCCGACACCGGTACGCGCCCTCTGGCACGTGATCGGTCGCCCCCGCTACGCCCGCCGTATCCGCCGCATCCGCGCGGCCTGACGTAGAACACGAAATCTTAGGAAGGGAAGCCGAAAATGCTCATCATCACCGGCCAAATCATCGCCGCCGTAGCCATTCTCGCCAATGCCGTCGTCTACGGCACCGATGTCTGCGCGGCAGTTGTCACCCGCTCCGTGAACCGCAAGCTCGATGATGCGACCGTGACCATCAGCGCGGGATGGGGTCACTACTACGCGGATAAACGCATGCCGATTTTCGGGGCGGGCGGTGTGGTCACCGCAGTGCTCACGCTGCTGATCGCATTGGTGGCTGGGCAGATCGGCGCTGCTGTCGCGGCAGGGATCACGGTCGCGTCGCTGCTCACCTGGCTCGCCCTCTACGCCCGCATCGCCAAGCCGATCAATTCCCAGCAGACCGCCGCCGCACAGAGCGGCATCATTCCGGCCAATGCCCGTGCGCTGCAGGACAAATGGGAAAGCATTCTGAAGTACCGCGTCCCCCTGCAGTTCATTGCCATCGCCGGACTGTGCGCCGCGCTGATCCTGTTCTGATTGTTTCGAAGAAAAGCACCGCCGCGTGGTGAATCACGTGGCGGTGCTTGGTCTTACGTCGCCCTCATGCGGGAGCGGTGTCAGGGGTGAGCTCGGCGCTGTCGGCGAGTTTGAGCCAGATGACTCCGCCGATGATGACCGCGAGCCAGAATGCCTTTGCCAGAGTCAGGGTTTCGTCGAAGAAGACCGGGCCGAGGAGCGCGGCGCCGACCGCGCCGATACCCGCCCATACGGCGTATCCGATCCCGACGTCGATCTTCTTCAAGGCGACGCTGAGGAAGAACAGGGTGAAGAGGAAGAAGACGATGGCGACGGTCGACCAGAGGGGGTTGGTGAAGCCTTCGCTGCCGTTCACGCTGAGGGCGT
Coding sequences within:
- a CDS encoding hemerythrin domain-containing protein — protein: MSVNTQDMEVVHRAFRRESRLLIELVAAAPLGNTARAEVIADHFRDYRLGLQNHHEGEDELLWPPLLARVDLQADIVLRMQAQHERIEATLTRLDAAVPVWETTAGADERDTAVAVLVEHRAVLLEHLDDEEATLLPLAAEYLTEKEWAALGDHLVANTPKRTLFTLFGLVLEEADRAERAALLGGLPTPVRALWHVIGRPRYARRIRRIRAA
- a CDS encoding DUF1772 domain-containing protein — its product is MLIITGQIIAAVAILANAVVYGTDVCAAVVTRSVNRKLDDATVTISAGWGHYYADKRMPIFGAGGVVTAVLTLLIALVAGQIGAAVAAGITVASLLTWLALYARIAKPINSQQTAAAQSGIIPANARALQDKWESILKYRVPLQFIAIAGLCAALILF
- a CDS encoding multidrug efflux SMR transporter, encoding MTTATHLPAPEAVEHKTAPWLALLAAGGFEIGYALSVNGSEGFTNPLWSTVAIVFFLFTLFFLSVALKKIDVGIGYAVWAGIGAVGAALLGPVFFDETLTLAKAFWLAVIIGGVIWLKLADSAELTPDTAPA